One Streptomyces sp. NBC_00223 genomic window carries:
- a CDS encoding LuxR C-terminal-related transcriptional regulator, with protein sequence MVLERLGLDADAETVYRALLREPRRTASELAVETGLSMESVCRRVIRLTELRLVRRSWEDPELLLPISPEIGLQALVAEQEGDVLSLQQELARSRAAAQRLMAEYSALRTDSRSPELERLTGANEVRSRIEELGAAARVEIAAFCTGARREEAPAASRSVDEEAVLRGVTLRGMYLDSVRDHPATQRYARWAAEWGGEIRTLPALPLRMLIFDRTYALLPIDPAVTSAGAVVLSGKGALTALTALFEQFWLVGRPFGDQQVTKDGSLSDSERALLRLLGDGVTDEVAARSLGVSPRTARRMMSELMTRLDARSRFQAGARAQARDWL encoded by the coding sequence GTGGTGTTGGAGCGACTGGGACTGGACGCGGATGCCGAGACCGTCTACCGCGCGCTGCTGCGCGAACCGCGCCGGACGGCGTCGGAACTCGCCGTGGAGACCGGGCTGTCGATGGAATCGGTGTGCCGGCGAGTGATCCGGCTGACCGAACTCCGGCTGGTGCGGCGCTCCTGGGAGGACCCGGAGCTGCTGCTGCCGATCAGCCCGGAGATCGGGCTCCAGGCGCTGGTGGCCGAGCAGGAAGGCGATGTGCTCAGCCTCCAGCAGGAGTTGGCGCGCAGCCGGGCCGCGGCGCAGCGGCTGATGGCCGAGTACAGCGCCCTGCGGACGGACAGCCGTTCCCCCGAGCTGGAACGGCTCACCGGTGCCAACGAAGTACGCAGCCGCATCGAGGAGTTGGGCGCCGCCGCGCGGGTGGAGATCGCGGCCTTCTGCACGGGCGCGCGGCGCGAGGAGGCGCCGGCCGCCTCACGGTCGGTGGACGAGGAGGCGGTTCTGCGCGGGGTGACGCTGCGCGGCATGTACCTCGACAGCGTGCGCGACCACCCGGCGACCCAGCGCTATGCCCGGTGGGCGGCGGAGTGGGGCGGCGAGATCCGTACACTGCCGGCGCTTCCGCTGCGGATGCTGATCTTCGACCGTACGTACGCGCTGCTGCCGATCGACCCGGCGGTGACCTCGGCGGGCGCGGTGGTGCTCAGCGGCAAGGGCGCGCTGACGGCGCTGACCGCGCTGTTCGAGCAGTTCTGGCTGGTCGGGCGGCCCTTCGGCGACCAGCAGGTCACGAAGGACGGAAGTCTGAGCGACTCCGAGCGCGCGCTGCTGCGGCTGCTGGGCGACGGAGTGACCGACGAGGTCGCGGCGCGCAGCTTGGGGGTGTCGCCGCGCACCGCCCGCCGCATGATGTCGGAGCTGATGACCCGCCTCGACGCGCGCAGCCGGTTCCAGGCGGGGGCACGGGCACAGGCCAGGGACTGGCTGTAG
- a CDS encoding type II toxin-antitoxin system RelE/ParE family toxin: MGTLDVWYGDRKLGKICESDRDMRRTYGALLARKIGQRLAALRAAESLEDMRPPALGRCHPLTGDYDGCFSLHLDANWRMIFSPVEYEEDEQGGLNWSSVTSVTIEAIEDYH, translated from the coding sequence GTGGGTACACTGGACGTGTGGTACGGGGATCGAAAGCTCGGCAAAATCTGCGAGTCCGACAGAGACATGCGTCGGACCTACGGTGCTCTCCTTGCCCGCAAGATCGGCCAACGCCTGGCGGCTCTGCGCGCGGCCGAATCGCTCGAAGACATGCGTCCGCCAGCGCTAGGACGATGCCACCCGCTCACTGGCGACTACGACGGCTGCTTCTCTCTACACCTGGACGCCAACTGGAGAATGATCTTTTCGCCTGTGGAGTACGAGGAAGATGAGCAAGGTGGTCTCAATTGGTCAAGTGTGACATCTGTGACCATTGAAGCCATTGAGGACTATCACTAG
- a CDS encoding MFS transporter: MPYLDLAATGRRSGLALALACVTSFLVVLDAMIVSVALPAMRTDLGLADASAPWVINCYTLTFAGVLLLGGRCVDIFGAWRLLGAGTALFTVTSLAAGLAANAPELLACRAAQGVGAALMMPAALAALTATFTEPSERTRALSVWSAVAALGAAAGPILGGVLTSTLGWRWVFFVNVPLGAVAVLGAVALAQPLVRPGRRPRLDVVGAVLITTGLLAVVYAVMRSSGNGWSDLGVVGSAGSGAVLLAVFLVHQAKVAPEPLFALALLRLRSVAGANAVMFLLGLGFVSSLLILSLDMQYATLYSPLRAGLGFLPVGVGMMAGARGAGHLTERIGPRLTTAVCCTTGAVGLAWSALALDVDRPYVLTIGLPGVLFGLGGAAAFTPLTVSATRHVPPSHQGAAAGLLSTVRQTSGALGVAVLSTVAISWSGDEAAGGTSVAGRVALTHGYAVALGLAAGLLLAAAVVAVVGMPKDV; encoded by the coding sequence ATGCCTTACCTGGATCTCGCGGCGACCGGACGGCGCTCCGGCCTCGCCCTCGCCCTCGCGTGCGTGACCTCGTTCCTGGTCGTCCTCGATGCGATGATCGTTTCGGTCGCCCTGCCGGCCATGCGTACGGATCTCGGCCTCGCCGATGCCTCCGCGCCCTGGGTGATCAACTGCTACACGCTCACCTTCGCGGGCGTTCTCCTGCTCGGCGGTCGCTGCGTCGACATATTCGGGGCCTGGCGGCTGCTGGGCGCCGGGACCGCGCTGTTCACGGTGACGAGTCTGGCGGCCGGTCTGGCGGCCAACGCCCCCGAACTGCTGGCCTGCCGCGCCGCCCAGGGCGTCGGCGCCGCGCTGATGATGCCGGCCGCGCTCGCCGCGCTGACGGCGACGTTCACCGAACCGTCCGAGCGGACCCGGGCGCTCAGCGTCTGGAGCGCGGTCGCCGCTCTCGGCGCCGCGGCCGGCCCGATCCTCGGCGGAGTGCTGACCTCCACGCTCGGCTGGCGATGGGTGTTCTTCGTCAACGTCCCCCTGGGCGCGGTCGCCGTATTGGGCGCGGTCGCCCTGGCTCAGCCTCTCGTGCGGCCCGGGCGCCGACCGCGGTTGGACGTCGTCGGGGCCGTGCTGATCACCACCGGGCTGCTCGCGGTGGTCTACGCGGTCATGCGCTCGTCCGGGAACGGCTGGTCCGATCTCGGCGTCGTCGGGTCGGCGGGCAGCGGCGCCGTACTGCTGGCGGTCTTCCTGGTGCACCAGGCCAAGGTGGCGCCGGAGCCGCTCTTCGCCCTCGCGCTGCTGAGGCTGCGCTCGGTCGCGGGCGCGAACGCGGTGATGTTCCTGCTCGGCCTCGGCTTCGTGTCCAGCCTGCTGATCCTCTCCCTCGACATGCAGTACGCCACGCTCTATTCGCCGCTGCGGGCCGGGCTCGGGTTCCTGCCCGTCGGGGTGGGCATGATGGCCGGGGCACGTGGCGCGGGACATCTGACCGAGCGGATCGGGCCGCGTCTGACGACGGCCGTCTGCTGTACGACGGGCGCGGTCGGTCTGGCGTGGAGCGCGCTGGCCCTTGATGTCGACCGTCCCTATGTTCTGACCATCGGGCTACCGGGGGTGCTGTTCGGTCTGGGCGGCGCCGCGGCGTTCACTCCGCTGACGGTCTCGGCGACGCGTCATGTTCCGCCGTCGCACCAGGGCGCGGCGGCCGGACTGCTCAGCACCGTCCGCCAGACCAGCGGCGCTCTCGGCGTCGCCGTGCTCAGCACCGTCGCCATCTCGTGGTCGGGAGACGAGGCCGCGGGCGGTACGTCCGTCGCGGGTCGGGTGGCGCTGACGCACGGGTACGCCGTCGCCCTCGGTCTCGCCGCCGGTCTGCTGCTCGCGGCGGCGGTCGTGGCCGTGGTCGGGATGCCCAAGGACGTCTGA
- a CDS encoding MerR family transcriptional regulator produces MSDDALSIGELAGRLGLPISTLHYWERRGLITPERRSGVRYFDSEQQYRVAVIKVWSSTGRMTLEDIAAVMAGRSATYDWRDTVTDRIEAIDAHMEELLVARNYLSYVLECTRDNPYADCTVFRAEITVPSGRAHHPHDDPPGRSVRPDRPVRPRSRR; encoded by the coding sequence ATGAGCGACGACGCGCTGAGTATTGGCGAGCTGGCCGGCCGGCTCGGTCTCCCGATCTCCACACTCCACTACTGGGAGCGCCGGGGGCTCATCACGCCGGAGCGCCGGAGCGGCGTCCGGTACTTCGACAGCGAGCAGCAGTACCGGGTGGCCGTCATCAAGGTCTGGAGCAGCACCGGCCGGATGACCCTGGAGGACATCGCCGCGGTGATGGCCGGGCGCAGCGCCACGTACGACTGGCGCGACACCGTCACCGACCGGATCGAGGCGATCGACGCGCACATGGAAGAGTTGCTCGTGGCCCGCAACTATCTGAGCTACGTCCTCGAATGCACGCGGGACAACCCCTATGCGGACTGCACGGTCTTCCGCGCGGAGATCACCGTGCCCTCGGGCCGCGCGCACCACCCCCACGACGACCCTCCGGGCCGGTCCGTCCGGCCCGACCGGCCCGTCCGGCCCCGAAGCCGCCGCTAG
- a CDS encoding HAD family hydrolase produces MSAAGKQLADVLRPVKHVLLDFDGPVCSVFASFPAREVARGLARAVAEADGDVPADWAAETDPLALLRHIADVRPDLTAAADQALSALEEKAVAGARPTTGAEALLRACVDSGRSVWMVSNNSGAAITAYLTAHDLTGLVAGVFGRREGDPTSMKPNPRLLLDAMTAAGATPAECLFIGDAARDVEAGHAASVPTIGYANKPGKAERLAAAGAVTVVDVLSSIATALRGDNERSLTIIDGNLVNHFTSNVWQGAGNSLEGVDSLSRAWASERFDATDRTPLRHRKWKEFPGLASSAR; encoded by the coding sequence ATGAGCGCCGCCGGGAAGCAGCTCGCCGACGTACTGCGGCCGGTCAAGCACGTCCTGCTCGACTTCGACGGGCCGGTGTGCTCCGTCTTCGCCAGCTTCCCCGCCCGGGAAGTCGCCCGCGGCTTGGCCCGCGCGGTGGCGGAAGCCGATGGGGACGTGCCGGCCGACTGGGCCGCCGAGACCGACCCACTCGCCCTCCTGCGACACATCGCCGACGTGCGCCCGGACCTCACCGCGGCGGCCGACCAAGCGCTGAGCGCGCTGGAAGAAAAGGCCGTCGCCGGCGCACGACCGACCACGGGCGCGGAAGCACTCCTTCGCGCGTGCGTCGACTCGGGCCGCTCGGTGTGGATGGTCAGCAACAACTCCGGCGCCGCCATCACCGCCTACCTCACCGCGCACGACCTCACCGGCCTGGTCGCCGGAGTCTTCGGCCGCCGCGAAGGCGACCCCACGTCCATGAAGCCGAACCCGCGCCTACTCCTGGACGCGATGACCGCGGCCGGGGCCACCCCGGCGGAATGCCTCTTCATCGGCGACGCCGCACGCGACGTAGAAGCAGGCCACGCCGCCAGCGTCCCCACCATCGGCTACGCCAACAAACCCGGCAAAGCCGAACGCCTGGCGGCGGCGGGCGCCGTTACGGTGGTCGACGTGCTGAGCTCAATCGCGACCGCTCTTCGGGGTGACAACGAGCGGTCTCTAACCATAATTGACGGAAATCTCGTAAACCATTTTACGTCCAATGTGTGGCAGGGTGCCGGCAATTCGCTGGAAGGTGTGGACAGCCTCTCCCGAGCTTGGGCTTCAGAGCGTTTCGACGCAACCGATAGAACCCCGCTACGACACAGGAAGTGGAAAGAATTTCCGGGTCTTGCATCATCGGCGCGATAG
- a CDS encoding lamin tail domain-containing protein produces the protein MSRFATRLAGTVLASGALLAAATLPAAAVGHGHRDHRAPQRSSVVLGAIQYDSPGLDNRSNRSLNAEWVTVTNTGRNAVDLNGWKLSNDARQSYRFHHLRLEGHKSVRVHSGTGRDTNRDVYQDRRNYVWADVDTATLRDSRGHVVDSTSWGHRHGGHR, from the coding sequence GTGTCCCGTTTCGCCACGCGCCTCGCCGGCACTGTGCTGGCCTCCGGCGCGCTGCTGGCCGCCGCGACCCTGCCGGCGGCCGCCGTCGGTCACGGTCACCGCGACCACCGAGCCCCGCAGCGTTCGTCGGTGGTGCTCGGCGCGATCCAGTACGACAGCCCCGGCCTCGACAACCGGTCCAACCGGTCGCTGAACGCGGAGTGGGTGACCGTCACCAACACCGGGCGCAACGCGGTCGACCTCAACGGCTGGAAGCTGTCGAACGACGCCCGCCAGAGCTACCGCTTCCACCACCTGCGGCTGGAGGGCCACAAGTCGGTACGCGTCCACAGCGGCACCGGGCGTGACACCAACCGTGACGTCTACCAGGACCGTCGCAACTATGTGTGGGCCGACGTCGACACCGCCACGCTCCGCGACAGCCGCGGGCATGTCGTCGACAGCACGTCGTGGGGGCACCGCCACGGCGGTCACCGCTGA
- a CDS encoding FkbM family methyltransferase encodes MSNPTSEALVTLGRWYVRNAPGTFGKAPLAGRWLNPQLRDEPRKRVTETASGARFAVDTQDLIQRYLYLFGTWEPRMTQWLQRRLRPGDTFIDVGANVGYFSVLASQLVGPTGHVVAVEASRPFLDQVEQNARLNGCTNIRAAHTAVSDKQQTLTFILASSANMGANSIVPYDGPAEAVFDIEAYPLPEVLNDEEIARARVIKIDVEGAEGSVVRGMAPMLERLRPDAEVTVEVTPERMEQLGDSVDELLDIMRGAGFHVYRLANEYAAANYPRALRGASAVPVRWRGPVTGESDLVFSRVDAETLP; translated from the coding sequence ATGAGCAACCCCACCTCGGAGGCCCTGGTCACCCTTGGCCGCTGGTACGTGCGCAACGCGCCGGGCACGTTCGGGAAGGCGCCCCTGGCCGGCCGCTGGCTCAACCCGCAGCTGCGGGACGAGCCACGCAAGCGGGTCACAGAGACCGCGAGCGGCGCACGCTTCGCCGTCGACACACAAGACCTCATCCAGCGCTACCTGTACCTCTTCGGCACGTGGGAACCGCGGATGACGCAGTGGCTCCAACGAAGGCTCCGCCCCGGCGACACGTTCATCGACGTCGGTGCGAACGTCGGTTACTTCAGCGTGCTGGCGTCGCAACTCGTCGGCCCGACCGGGCACGTCGTCGCTGTAGAGGCGTCGCGGCCGTTCCTTGACCAGGTGGAGCAGAACGCACGGCTGAACGGCTGCACGAACATCCGCGCCGCGCACACCGCCGTCTCCGACAAGCAGCAGACGCTGACCTTCATACTGGCCAGCTCCGCGAACATGGGCGCGAACAGCATCGTGCCGTACGACGGTCCGGCAGAGGCCGTGTTCGACATCGAGGCATACCCGCTGCCCGAGGTGCTGAACGACGAGGAGATCGCACGGGCGAGGGTGATCAAGATCGACGTGGAAGGCGCGGAGGGCAGCGTCGTACGAGGCATGGCGCCCATGCTCGAACGGCTACGACCGGACGCCGAGGTCACGGTCGAGGTGACTCCGGAACGGATGGAACAGCTCGGCGACTCGGTGGACGAGCTGCTCGACATCATGCGAGGGGCCGGCTTCCATGTGTACCGGCTCGCCAACGAGTACGCGGCGGCGAACTATCCGCGTGCGTTGCGCGGAGCGTCCGCTGTGCCGGTCCGGTGGCGAGGGCCGGTAACAGGAGAGAGCGATCTCGTCTTCTCACGAGTCGACGCGGAGACGCTTCCCTGA
- a CDS encoding HAD family hydrolase, whose product MKPNPRLFLDAMTAIGVTPAECVFIGDAVRDVEAGHAAGIPTIGYANKPGKAERLAEAEAITVVDTMSAIVDALRGHDI is encoded by the coding sequence ATGAAGCCGAACCCGCGCCTGTTTCTGGACGCGATGACCGCCATCGGAGTCACCCCGGCGGAGTGCGTCTTCATCGGCGACGCCGTACGCGACGTAGAAGCAGGCCACGCCGCCGGCATCCCCACCATCGGCTACGCCAACAAGCCCGGAAAGGCCGAACGTCTCGCAGAGGCAGAGGCCATCACGGTGGTTGACACCATGAGCGCAATCGTGGACGCACTCCGGGGCCACGACATTTGA
- a CDS encoding ImmA/IrrE family metallo-endopeptidase — translation MINSDVRELYAAGEPDYAVPPGATILEFLEDSSMTQREFAVRADISTKHLNQLTKGLVSLSPDVAEKLEKVTGIRSRFWNRLEADYQSTRQRLQKTRDATIYDKWCKSLPLRELLKRDQLPEEPSDKASRWEQLLAFFGVSSIEAWVDLYEKPAAAFRQTKAFEAKVGAVAAWLRLGELAAQAIPCEPFNRAGLNAEIPKLRSLTVLPPEDFGPELVKTCARHGVAVVFVKEITGSRACGATRWTSPSKAIVQLSLRYKSDDQFWFTFFHELGHVLLHGKQDVLVEAEREANPDEPQEVEANDFARDILIPPQYAQRLTSLRSIPSVRTFAREIGIAPGIVVGRLHHEKKWPHKNGNGLKRRFEIVEDFKEQG, via the coding sequence ATGATTAACAGCGATGTCCGTGAACTGTACGCTGCTGGCGAGCCGGACTACGCAGTACCGCCGGGCGCCACCATCTTGGAGTTCCTAGAAGACTCCAGCATGACTCAGCGCGAATTTGCTGTTCGGGCTGACATCAGCACAAAACATTTGAATCAGCTTACCAAGGGGCTAGTGTCCCTATCGCCCGATGTAGCTGAAAAGCTTGAAAAGGTAACGGGAATTCGATCCCGCTTTTGGAATCGCCTTGAAGCGGATTACCAGTCAACCAGGCAACGCTTGCAGAAAACTCGCGATGCAACCATTTACGACAAATGGTGCAAATCTCTGCCGCTGAGAGAGCTACTCAAGCGAGACCAACTTCCGGAAGAGCCATCTGACAAGGCGTCCCGCTGGGAACAGTTGTTGGCTTTCTTTGGTGTCTCCAGCATCGAAGCGTGGGTTGACTTGTACGAGAAGCCAGCAGCCGCCTTCCGGCAGACAAAAGCATTTGAAGCCAAGGTTGGAGCTGTGGCAGCTTGGCTCAGACTGGGCGAACTTGCCGCGCAAGCCATTCCCTGTGAACCGTTCAACAGAGCCGGCCTTAATGCCGAAATTCCCAAGCTACGGTCGCTAACCGTACTTCCTCCTGAGGATTTCGGGCCCGAACTAGTGAAAACTTGTGCCCGGCACGGTGTAGCTGTGGTTTTCGTCAAGGAAATTACAGGTAGCAGGGCTTGTGGCGCAACGCGATGGACGTCTCCCAGTAAGGCCATTGTACAACTCAGTCTTAGATATAAGAGTGACGACCAATTTTGGTTCACGTTCTTCCATGAGTTGGGGCACGTTCTTCTGCACGGGAAGCAGGACGTGCTTGTGGAAGCAGAGCGGGAGGCGAACCCTGATGAGCCTCAAGAGGTCGAAGCGAATGATTTCGCACGGGATATCCTGATTCCACCTCAATATGCACAGCGTTTGACATCTCTGCGATCGATTCCAAGCGTGCGCACTTTCGCTCGTGAAATTGGTATCGCCCCAGGAATTGTTGTGGGCCGACTGCACCACGAGAAGAAGTGGCCGCATAAGAACGGAAACGGCCTTAAGAGGAGATTTGAAATCGTGGAAGATTTCAAAGAGCAAGGATAA
- a CDS encoding AfsR/SARP family transcriptional regulator — MIDLRVLGPVRALANGRDLEIGHARQRGLLAMLLVDVNSVVPFERLIELLWDDRPPRLARNVMAGYATRLRKALAAAPRQEDGAPELSTRDGGYVLEAPPKTVDLCRFRELASRGTAVVGDDQQRSRVLRQALDQWSGAALSDLWGTRIESLRATLEAERRTALLGFYDAELRLGRSREILPELQRLTEERPYDEDLALRLMTAHRDSGNQAEALRQYTAFRRRLAQELSARPGSELRDAGERLLHPHHARTPVPAPPREQLRMPRVAEFFAGREQELRELDMLVEPHAQPAASAAPQSRNLFVISGIAGSGKTTLALQWAHRARAAFPDGQFFVAMRGHHPHLEPLSPAETLARVLLALGLPAADIPYGLDERAAIYRTLLAGRRVLIVLDDAAGPDQVRDLLPPSLDGSAVVVTCRNRMPELTVRYCAGEGVLDVLDEEAALALLTKLVGADRVAREPDAAAGFVRVCGQLPLTLRLSAAYAAGRPDEPLARLLSHVSGTAGTRADGVEAHTAMSQALNLSYRRLSASHREMFRWTGLVPGADFGTEAVAALADCSFAEAEERIGALVRANLLTEYASRRYRLHDMVKQYAAETAAAEDPWEVREAVLLRLLEWYRQCVERASRAHQIQMVGSHRGVTATGIPAAPDQDGVQSDGATADPDGGPSGADIAWLDREKANICAAIKLAAELGLGPSSWRLADSMLGFIRLHPGGDDWSAAVRAALQAAAKSDDRRAYTGMLLNAADAEYREGRKDGERARAREAIQVARGAGWRAGEALAFTALGRSYWSVGEVALADRYLHSALRIHEELGDWAGQANALGRIARNSYDAGELEVALRGYLRALELVDRAGSRFGRIRLPGYVALTLRHLGRYAEAERWCELAIRLSQETDFHEGLAIALTCRATIYSDLGAQARSVTAAREAHVAIPHLSDPRIETDCLIHLGGVEAAAERPDLAMRSFGKALLIADQFGYRQGSGRALSESAAAYVRLGLYEEALVACSRSRTALGGTALRPVVAQTLVSEADSALASGRCAEAVAGYRRAAAIYRTVGQPLGEVRALLAWGRAVRAVPGHGRPDRPALRGLRIAERLGVPEADTLRALVGGQE, encoded by the coding sequence GTGATCGACTTGCGGGTGCTGGGGCCGGTACGGGCACTGGCGAACGGGCGGGATCTGGAGATCGGCCACGCGAGACAACGGGGTCTGCTGGCGATGCTGCTGGTCGACGTGAACAGTGTGGTGCCGTTCGAGCGGCTGATCGAGCTGCTGTGGGACGACCGGCCACCCCGGCTGGCACGCAATGTGATGGCCGGGTACGCGACCCGATTACGCAAGGCGCTGGCCGCCGCGCCCCGGCAGGAGGACGGCGCGCCCGAGCTGTCGACCCGGGACGGCGGCTATGTGCTGGAGGCGCCGCCGAAGACGGTGGACCTGTGCCGCTTCCGGGAGTTGGCGTCCCGAGGCACGGCGGTCGTGGGCGACGACCAGCAGCGCTCCCGGGTGCTGCGGCAGGCGCTCGATCAGTGGTCGGGGGCCGCGCTGAGCGATCTGTGGGGCACCCGGATCGAGTCGCTGCGGGCCACCCTGGAGGCCGAACGCCGTACGGCGCTGCTGGGGTTCTACGACGCCGAGCTGAGGCTCGGCCGGTCCCGGGAGATCCTGCCCGAGCTGCAACGGCTCACCGAGGAGCGGCCGTACGACGAGGACCTGGCGCTGCGGCTGATGACCGCGCACCGGGACAGCGGCAACCAGGCGGAGGCGCTGCGCCAGTACACCGCCTTCCGGCGGCGGCTGGCCCAGGAGCTGTCCGCGCGCCCGGGCTCCGAACTGCGGGACGCGGGCGAGCGGTTGCTGCATCCGCATCACGCGCGGACCCCGGTTCCGGCGCCGCCGCGCGAGCAGTTGCGGATGCCTCGGGTCGCGGAGTTCTTCGCCGGGCGGGAACAGGAGCTGCGGGAGCTGGACATGCTGGTGGAGCCGCATGCGCAGCCCGCCGCGTCGGCCGCCCCGCAGAGCCGGAACCTCTTCGTGATCAGCGGGATCGCGGGCTCGGGCAAGACCACCCTGGCCCTCCAGTGGGCGCACCGGGCCCGCGCGGCTTTCCCCGACGGCCAGTTCTTCGTCGCGATGCGCGGCCACCACCCGCATCTCGAACCGCTCTCGCCCGCCGAGACCCTGGCCCGGGTGCTGCTGGCGCTCGGCCTGCCCGCCGCCGACATCCCCTACGGGCTCGACGAACGCGCCGCCATCTACCGCACGTTGCTCGCCGGACGCCGGGTGCTGATCGTGCTGGACGACGCGGCGGGCCCGGACCAGGTACGGGATCTGCTGCCGCCGAGTCTTGACGGCAGCGCGGTGGTCGTCACCTGCCGCAATCGGATGCCCGAGCTGACCGTCCGGTACTGCGCGGGCGAGGGCGTGCTCGACGTGCTGGACGAGGAGGCGGCGCTGGCGCTGCTCACCAAGCTGGTGGGCGCCGACCGGGTGGCCCGCGAGCCGGACGCGGCGGCCGGATTCGTGCGCGTCTGCGGGCAGTTGCCGCTCACGTTGCGGCTGAGCGCCGCCTACGCCGCGGGCCGGCCCGACGAGCCGCTGGCCCGGCTGCTGTCCCATGTGTCGGGCACGGCCGGTACGCGGGCGGACGGCGTCGAGGCGCACACGGCGATGAGCCAGGCGCTGAATCTGTCCTACCGGCGGCTGAGCGCGTCGCACCGTGAGATGTTCCGCTGGACCGGCCTGGTGCCGGGCGCGGACTTCGGTACGGAGGCGGTCGCGGCGCTGGCCGACTGCTCGTTCGCGGAGGCGGAGGAGCGGATCGGCGCGCTGGTGCGGGCCAATCTGCTGACGGAGTACGCCTCGCGGCGCTACCGGCTGCACGACATGGTCAAGCAGTACGCGGCGGAGACCGCGGCCGCCGAGGACCCGTGGGAGGTGCGCGAGGCGGTGCTGCTGCGGCTGTTGGAGTGGTACCGGCAGTGTGTGGAGCGGGCCAGCCGCGCCCACCAGATCCAGATGGTCGGCAGCCACCGCGGGGTGACCGCCACGGGCATCCCGGCCGCGCCGGACCAGGACGGAGTTCAGAGCGACGGTGCCACGGCGGACCCCGACGGCGGGCCGTCCGGCGCGGACATCGCCTGGCTGGACCGGGAGAAGGCCAATATCTGCGCGGCCATCAAACTCGCCGCCGAGCTGGGTCTCGGGCCGTCGAGCTGGCGGCTGGCCGATTCGATGCTCGGCTTCATCCGGCTGCACCCGGGCGGCGACGACTGGTCGGCGGCGGTCCGCGCGGCCCTCCAGGCGGCGGCCAAGTCCGACGACCGGCGGGCCTACACGGGCATGCTGCTCAACGCCGCCGACGCGGAGTACCGCGAGGGCAGGAAGGACGGGGAGCGGGCCAGAGCGCGGGAGGCGATCCAGGTGGCCCGCGGCGCGGGCTGGCGGGCGGGCGAGGCGCTGGCGTTCACGGCGCTCGGCCGCTCGTACTGGTCGGTGGGCGAGGTCGCGCTGGCCGACCGCTATCTGCACTCGGCGCTGCGTATCCACGAGGAGCTGGGCGACTGGGCGGGCCAGGCCAACGCGCTGGGCCGGATCGCCCGGAACTCCTACGACGCCGGTGAGCTGGAGGTCGCGCTGCGCGGCTATCTGCGGGCCCTTGAGCTGGTGGACCGGGCCGGTTCGCGGTTCGGCCGCATCCGGCTGCCCGGCTATGTCGCGCTGACCCTGCGCCACCTGGGCCGGTACGCGGAGGCCGAGCGCTGGTGCGAGCTGGCGATCCGGCTCAGCCAGGAGACCGACTTCCACGAGGGCCTGGCCATCGCCCTGACCTGCCGGGCCACGATCTACAGCGATCTGGGCGCGCAGGCCAGGTCGGTGACCGCCGCCCGGGAGGCGCACGTGGCGATCCCGCATCTGTCGGACCCGCGGATAGAGACCGACTGTCTGATCCACCTCGGCGGGGTGGAGGCCGCCGCCGAGCGCCCCGACCTGGCCATGCGCAGCTTCGGCAAGGCGCTGCTGATCGCCGATCAGTTCGGCTACCGGCAGGGCTCGGGCCGCGCGCTGTCCGAGAGCGCGGCGGCGTACGTCCGGCTGGGGCTCTACGAGGAGGCGCTGGTGGCGTGCAGCCGCAGCCGTACGGCGCTGGGCGGCACCGCGCTGCGGCCGGTGGTCGCCCAGACGCTGGTGTCGGAGGCGGACAGCGCGCTGGCCTCGGGCCGCTGCGCGGAGGCGGTGGCGGGCTACCGGCGGGCGGCGGCGATCTACCGGACCGTGGGCCAGCCGCTGGGCGAGGTACGGGCGTTGCTGGCCTGGGGGCGCGCGGTGCGGGCCGTGCCGGGGCACGGCCGCCCGGACCGCCCCGCGCTGCGCGGGCTGCGGATCGCCGAGCGGCTGGGGGTGCCGGAGGCCGACACGCTGCGCGCCCTCGTCGGCGGGCAGGAGTAG